In a single window of the Alphaproteobacteria bacterium genome:
- a CDS encoding F0F1 ATP synthase subunit C has protein sequence MDLQSAKMIGAGLAVVALLGVGMGIGNIFASLIQAIGRNPSVQKQVFPIGLLGFALTEAVALFALLIAFLILFL, from the coding sequence ATGGATCTTCAATCGGCTAAAATGATAGGTGCAGGACTTGCAGTCGTTGCGCTTCTTGGCGTCGGGATGGGAATAGGAAATATTTTCGCCAGCCTTATCCAAGCCATCGGACGCAACCCTTCGGTGCAAAAGCAAGTGTTTCCCATTGGGCTCCTTGGATTTGCTTTGACGGAAGCTGTCGCACTTTTTGCCCTTTTGATCGCCTTTTTAATTCTCTTTCTCTAA
- a CDS encoding F0F1 ATP synthase subunit A, with product MTIASPLHQFELVPIVSLKMGNVDLSFTNSSFFMILSTFLISVFLILSMQKKAIIPGRWQSLAEVSYEFIANMARENIGLDGRKYFPFVFSLFMFLLFGNMLGMIPYSYTFTSQIIVTFGLAMMVFVLVTLIGIAKHGLRFLLFFVPKGVPVFLLPLIIPIEIISYLSRPVSLSVRLFANMMAGHTMLKVFAGFTVMLGVYGIAPLAINVALTAFEIMVAALQAYVFTILTCLYLNDALHLH from the coding sequence ATGACCATAGCTTCTCCGCTCCATCAATTTGAATTGGTCCCCATCGTCTCTCTCAAAATGGGAAATGTGGATTTATCCTTTACGAATTCGTCATTCTTTATGATCTTAAGTACTTTTCTTATTAGTGTGTTTCTTATTTTGAGCATGCAAAAAAAGGCCATTATCCCGGGACGTTGGCAATCTTTAGCCGAAGTTTCTTATGAGTTTATTGCCAATATGGCTCGTGAAAATATTGGCCTTGATGGGCGAAAGTACTTTCCATTCGTGTTCTCTCTCTTCATGTTTCTCCTTTTTGGAAACATGCTCGGAATGATTCCCTATTCTTATACTTTCACCAGCCAAATCATTGTAACTTTTGGCCTAGCCATGATGGTATTTGTCTTAGTGACATTGATAGGAATTGCTAAACACGGCCTAAGATTTTTATTATTTTTCGTGCCCAAGGGGGTGCCTGTTTTCTTACTTCCATTGATCATCCCCATAGAAATTATTTCCTATCTATCGAGACCCGTCAGCCTCTCCGTTCGCTTGTTCGCTAATATGATGGCCGGACACACAATGTTGAAAGTATTCGCGGGATTTACAGTGATGCTGGGGGTGTATGGAATTGCCCCACTTGCCATCAACGTGGCCCTGACAGCTTTTGAAATTATGGTAGCCGCCTTGCAAGCGTATGTTTTCACTATTTTAACTTGCCTTTACCTAAACGATGCGCTTCATTTACACTAG
- a CDS encoding CarD family transcriptional regulator yields MSKITFFTKGDIVVYPVHGVGRIEDVETQNIAGYELQVYVIKFTHDRMTLRLPVKKADSAGLRKLSSLPEMETALKTLKGNAKIRKLMWSRRAQEYEAKINSGVPGSIAEVVRDLHRSSKNQEQSYSERQIYQSALERLTRELAAVEGIEENSAAAKVETFLKKAA; encoded by the coding sequence ATGTCGAAAATTACCTTTTTTACTAAGGGCGATATTGTTGTATATCCAGTACACGGTGTTGGCCGAATTGAGGATGTAGAAACTCAAAATATTGCGGGTTACGAACTCCAAGTTTACGTCATCAAATTTACACATGATCGTATGACTTTGAGACTCCCTGTTAAGAAGGCTGATTCAGCTGGTCTCCGTAAACTAAGTTCCCTTCCTGAGATGGAAACAGCTCTTAAAACCCTAAAGGGAAATGCTAAAATTCGCAAACTTATGTGGAGCAGGCGTGCCCAAGAGTACGAAGCCAAGATTAATTCTGGTGTTCCCGGCTCTATTGCAGAAGTTGTTCGTGATCTTCATCGTTCCTCAAAGAACCAGGAGCAATCTTACAGCGAACGTCAGATTTATCAATCAGCTTTGGAGCGTCTTACACGCGAATTGGCTGCGGTTGAGGGGATTGAAGAGAATTCTGCTGCTGCAAAGGTAGAGACTTTCTTAAAGAAAGCTGCTTAG